From a region of the Verrucomicrobiia bacterium genome:
- a CDS encoding transposase → MGAQRIPDPTTSGDFTRRFSVEDITTLQECINRTRQRVWQQQPKGFLEEAFIDVDGTIAQTYGECKGGMSLSYKGIWGYAPLTVSLANTREVLYLVNRPGNAASHQDSVPWIDRAIDQVRPVAGRITLRGDTDFTHTAQLDRWDQSGIFFIMGMDAHPKVVGSAEALSERSWTPLERLAKYEILTEPPANCQKATKTPLCDAWNDIWTKTPPIQ, encoded by the coding sequence TTGGGCGCCCAGCGCATTCCCGATCCAACCACGTCCGGAGATTTCACCCGGCGCTTCAGCGTGGAGGACATCACGACCCTGCAGGAGTGCATCAACCGGACGCGGCAGCGCGTCTGGCAACAACAGCCCAAAGGGTTTCTGGAGGAAGCTTTCATCGACGTGGACGGGACGATTGCCCAGACCTATGGCGAGTGCAAAGGCGGGATGTCGCTCTCGTATAAAGGAATCTGGGGTTACGCACCGCTGACAGTGAGTTTAGCCAACACGCGGGAAGTTCTTTATCTTGTGAATCGTCCGGGCAACGCAGCCAGCCATCAGGACAGCGTGCCGTGGATTGACCGTGCCATCGATCAGGTCAGGCCCGTTGCCGGACGGATCACCTTGCGCGGGGATACTGATTTCACGCACACCGCGCAACTGGATCGGTGGGATCAGAGCGGAATTTTCTTCATCATGGGAATGGATGCGCATCCCAAAGTGGTTGGATCAGCCGAGGCCCTGTCGGAGCGGTCCTGGACGCCTTTGGAGCGGTTGGCCAAGTATGAAATTTTGACCGAACCGCCCGCGAACTGCCAAAAAGCGACGAAAACTCCGCTGTGTGATGCATGGAACGACATTTGGACAAAAACTCCGCCGATTCAGTGA
- a CDS encoding winged helix-turn-helix domain-containing protein yields MGNPKGVERDFDQLERRRFKAARLFDRGIHQGEVARRLGVHRQSVSRWHQAWKKQGSKALCKAARAGRKARLQPEHLEKLRAGLKEGPEALGYGTSLWTTWRVADLIEQQTGQKFHPGHVWRILRSLGWSCQRPVGRAIQRDEPAIKRWKRVRWPEIKKKRSSSIEP; encoded by the coding sequence ATGGGAAATCCCAAAGGCGTAGAACGCGATTTTGATCAACTCGAACGGCGACGATTTAAAGCAGCCCGGCTCTTCGATCGCGGAATCCATCAGGGAGAAGTTGCCCGGAGATTGGGCGTTCATCGTCAGTCGGTCAGCCGCTGGCATCAAGCGTGGAAGAAGCAAGGCAGCAAAGCACTTTGCAAGGCGGCGCGAGCCGGTCGCAAGGCGCGTTTGCAGCCGGAGCACTTGGAGAAGTTGCGAGCCGGTTTGAAAGAAGGTCCCGAGGCCCTGGGCTATGGCACGTCGCTGTGGACGACGTGGCGCGTCGCCGATCTGATCGAGCAACAGACGGGGCAGAAGTTTCATCCAGGGCACGTTTGGCGGATTTTGCGGTCGCTGGGTTGGAGCTGCCAGCGCCCCGTGGGCCGCGCCATCCAGCGGGATGAACCGGCCATCAAGCGGTGGAAGCGGGTCCGCTGGCCGGAAATAAAAAAAAAGCGCTCCAGCAGCATCGAACCGTAG